The DNA sequence ACTTTCAcatattgaaaaaaaagttaggattctaccataaaatcaaatttatttaaCATGTAACTAGCTAGTTGTAATATTTGAGCAGCGGTACGCTTTACAAGAGACGTGGTGATTAGAACCCTAATGAAGGTGATATGATGATTTGAGAAATATATAATTGGTACATGGTTAAGTATCACCCAAAAAGCAGGAAAATGATCATAAGGTAATGAACAAATGTATAACTGTAGGAATGTATGCAGTTGATGGGTTATACATGCATTGTGTAAATTGTGTAGGTAGTACGTACTGTATCTGGCCTACGTTCTATAACTTCTGCTACCTAATACTATATATGATCCCAATGCACAAACAAGTTCGGGGAATATTTTTGCTCGCCACCTTCAAGTGATTGTGATGCTTACTATCATATTTATCACTACcatatgagtttaaatttcgagattggtgtaataaacatacacaaatctcaaaatttaaacacaTCTAACAACGATAAATAGAGTGATGAACATTACCAACACTTGAGGGTGGTGAGAAAAAATGTACCCTTTAATTCGACTGCTTATCATAGACATTAATACAtacaaacaagaaagaaaatattcactatagtaaaaatgtaaaatagcTTGCTAGCCCATGTCTAAATGTTTGTCGTGTTTAAAAAGACATTGATATGTGATGAATTAGTGACATAATTAAGAGAATCTTTCCATATATCTAAACAAGTTTTGCGAGAAAAAAATAACGTTAAAGTGAAAAGCTATGAGAGATTGGTGGAGTAGATTGTAGATGCCTAAGTTTTGGCAAGGGGTGGTGCACCTCCACCTACATATATCACTGTAACTAGCAACAGGAGCTATAACCGTAGCTAGTTCTCATCGATTTACCAAGACAAAAAGATGGAACAACCATATGGAAAGTAGAAAGTCAATCTATCTTATCTCAATGCATGAATCTAATTACATATTATATTAATGAAGGACTGAGGGTCTACATCTGGGAGGATTTTGTAGAGTGGACAAGATTATTCCCTAGCATGGTGACCGACGGATGGGAATGTTTGTGGTGGCCCTCCATAGCCAATGAGAGATTTAAGTGTCAGATATTTAAGCAGTACTCTACGTGATACTATAAGTGGAGAAAACACTATAGTTTTTTGTATTATTCTACTTATTTTATGATACATGAAGCATCCGCAATTTGAAAAACTTTTCTTAGCCAATAAGGGGAGTACTgcaaattcctttttttttcggTCAATAACGAAGGGAGTGCAAGTTAGTCAAGGGGTTCGAGAGCTCTTTGAAAATAGGTGCAGGACCACCGAACTATGCATTCATCATATAACAGACTTCTTACATATTCACcccttttttttcatgttttcttaGATGCAAAGGTAGTCTTATATTATACATGAGCCTTAGATCTGTCGTCTCACTTTTTTTACCGTAAAAAATGAAGTTCCTAAAAGCACAGAGTTCTCTAATTTATATTGTTGACGGCAGACCCAGATTTGCTTAGGGTTTAtagtatttaataaaataaataatgtttGGGTCTTGCATACCTACTCATTGTTCTTGAAAAATCATCTCCTTGTGTGGGTGATGATGAAGATTTCATGAAGGGCAGGAGGGAGGTGGGGGGTGGTGGAGTTAATGGGTGGAAGAATCTCAAAGGCGCAGATGCTGCTGAAAAGACCTGACATTTCTCATCTGTTGCCAAGCAAAAAGAAGAAACTTTTGCTAATAAAGGATTGACAGCCATCATTAAAAACTCACCTTTAATATTACTTAACCAATAAATAATCCAACCTCAACTGCTAATACACTCTCTAGATACGTACACAATCAACCCACAAATCCAAGTGTTAACTACTAAAGTAAACATATAAAATAAGTCATTAATCTCTGTGCACACAACTTAATTGACAAATTAATTACCGATACTTGTTAGCTAAGCCAACcgaaaacataatgaaaataaatcATTGAATTTCAGCAGGAAATCCTAAAGAACTGCATCGTACGCTGCCGTGGTAGATGATCAAGAAGTAATCTCTATAAGAGTAATCTTGTAATTTCTCTGCGTTATGAAACCCTAACAGGGGACTTCCTTGACCTTTTCATGAATATATGTAAAGAATTCCTCATGATTCATGAGACACCCTTTTGAAGCAAAACCAAtaataaattttcaaacatgCACATTGATTAAAGACCAaataaggggaaaaaaaataataaggagGGTGAGAATGAGCGAAAATTCTACTATGCTCCGGTGTACAGGATGTCCTAAGCATACTAGAAAaccgagagagagaaagaacaaGGAAGATCAAGTATAATTAACACTGATGATGAAAACGGGGAAGAAAAACTCATGTACCCTATTACTTTGTTCGTTATCAACTCCAATTCCAAACAAGCCATCCaagcaaatgaagaaaaacaaaaccaaataccAATCTTTCTTCTAGATCACTacttttttggtttcttttatgGGAATTGAATTACCATGATCCTCCACCTAACATTCCATTCAAATACCCACCACCGGAATCTCCTCCTCCTCTATTATTGTGCTGATCAAAATCAGCAGCAGTAGTAGTAGAGCTCGGAATCTGCTGCTTCAAATCCTGAGCAGTAGGAAACAAAAGCCTTGCATGATTTGTATTAGTAGTCTCTTGCACCCCTTGAAGACAGCCACCAAATCCAGCACTCTCAAACCCATCTAGAGAAAAACTAAGCCGACTTGGCTTAAACTCTTGCATAGGAAACCCAGATGAAAACATTGTGATATTACTCGAATGATCCGGCACCTCCACCGCCGCCATCGGCACGAAAGAAGTCAGGCCCCTTGATGCAATCCCAGTACTTTTGAGCAGTTCCATAGCCGATGAGAAATGATGAGATGTAGTAGTAGTGGCTGAGGAGCTAGGGTTTTGGTGGTGGTAGGTTCTGTTGTCAATAGACTCAATACTAAAGGGTAGTTCGGTAATATTATTGTTGTCATGTTCCTGATCAGCTGGTGGGTATGCAAGGTTGAGATCTTGACCTTGGAAGTGGATCTTATTAGGGTTTTGAGAAGCAGACTGAGAAGGAAAATTACTTTGTGGGGTCAGATGGTGATCACGATCATGAGCAACCTTCTTCGCTGAAGACGTGGACGGTGATGATGAATCGGAATTATTTGATCTCTTGTTGTTCTTCCGTGACCCTCCACCCACCGGAACATTTCTCAGAGATCCACCTTCAGTCCAATACCTTCTACAAGTCTTGCAAAAGTATCTTGGCTGAGAGAGGCTGTAATTGTTGTAATAACAGAATTTTGTGGTGGTGGAATTGCACCTTGGACAATTCAAAGCTTGATCCTTTTGAGGCCTTGCCCTTCTCTCTGTGATTGACCTTGTAGAAGAAAAATCTTCCATGGAGTTAACCACTCCAATAccctgaaaaaaatatataaaaataaacccaaaaaaaaaaagaaaaaagaaaaaaaaaaagagcgacAAGAAAAGGCCATAACTTTGGTGATCGAAAACCCACAGAAAAAGAGTATATATGTTCACTCCGAGAAAATTAAGACAAAGATGGAGAGAAGAAAGTAAAGGGAAAGAAAGCAACCTACTTTATCAGATgatgggaagaagaaaaagaaaagaaaaagtgcaGTACTTTAAATTTTCAggacaaaaaaatgaaagaccTTTGGAAGATACAACAATATAAATTCAGCCACTATTAGTGGAAAGAagaaaagcaaattaataaaactataaaacGAACTTATATATGAAGGAAGATAATTTTCCAAACCCAAAGCTATTAAGCTAAGATATTTCTTCTAAATATtaactttgaaaaactcaacCCTAGATGATAATTTCATGATTTCatagaggaaaaaaagaaaaggttttcGCTTTACCTGTGGCCAGTGAGCTGTGTCCATGGATTAACGAGGAGAaaagggaagagaaaaaaagCTATGTGGAGTCTTTTGAGAGAGGAAAAACCACCCACTTTTGAAGCCCAGATAGTCTTAAAGGCAAAGATGAAGCACTATGCTGAAAGAGATGATGGTACATGTGGTGCGGTTCCATGTGTTGGCCAACTatatgtgtgagagagagaagacagaggAGAGAGACGGTAGGGTAGTTTCGTCTTTTACTGCTTTCGTTATCATGGTGTGTATACATGAGAACAATATTCACACACTATTTTTTATGcacgtttatatttatttttatttttgaattgaataaaataaaaaaaatcaaaatcaaaggaaaacaAACGTGCCTGAAAGAGAAGAGGTGTGTATataaatcattttttttgtaataaaaagttTGGGAGAGATTGGTTATTCTCATCACCAGCGTCATATGCTCTTAACTGTCAACTACCATTAGCATTATATGCATTTACGTAGGAATTTACATATCACGCACCAACGGAGATTGTTGACAGGGAAACTCAAACCTTGGGCAGAGACACACAAGACAGTGACTTTACCAACTGAGACAACCTTCGTTGAGTTACTGTTCATGTACGTACATTTGAGAATAATGTGTACATGCACATAATTAGTTTAGTAGAATATAAATTCTTTTTCCTATCGTTATTCATCCTTCGTGTGGGAgtctataaataaataaatatatatatatatatatatatatatatatatctatatctatTTCTATCGGATGAGGATCTTTTTCGGATTCtttttgtggggatcctagggatcctcacatcctatccgttcattgtacattgttcgatcaattttcgtcaggtactatttgtgtttaattttaaataaaacaaatcaaataatttctaaccgcgCAATGTACAAAGAATGGCTAAGATGTGATGATCTAAATCCATTTCAGTCTATCTACTGTGCGTATGCCCTTTACACTTTGGTGGGTTCTTTCTGACCACTAGAGAATAAGGTAGCTAGGGATGAATTTTCCCGCACTGCATAATTACCTCTCTGTGTTTAccaaatttcttctttttacttttccgTTTGTCTTTCTTGAACGTGAAGGATGAATCAGAGCACATACTAAGAGATTCAGACACTTAATTTCAATTCTATGATTCTCATTAGTTCACGACATTGGTCCATCTTATACAAACCAAAAGTCCTAATCTCTCTTTTTAACGGTCTAGATCTTCAAGTTTTTAAGCTCCCTAGACTCAAAAATCTGGAGAATATCTCAATTCTTTATTTACCTATATGTATTGGCTAGCTACTTGCAACTTTTTGCAAGACTGCTATCATGCCCCGACCCGCGAATAAAGACTATTCATGAGCTAGGGTGTGAGGTGAGCCATATTTTAGCTATGGAAATAAATTTTACAACAAAGATATGGtggaaaaattgaaataaaattgatTAATAATTGAAACACAATACATCACATCACAAAATCTTACATGATGAAAGTTGAATACGCAATGGAATAACTATAGTgcacaaattaatttacaacaAAAACTACAATAATTAAATTGTAACGATTCTTTcgaatgcatgaaatatatgcaagtGAGATGCATGAATGTACtcactcccttctaatcccgTCAACACAtacctaagagcaactccacaaGGACAATTAGCCCGATGGACCGACGACTTCCCCATCCTAATAGCCCCAGCTGCAATCTCCAGCCCATGCGGGCGTGTGGGCTGAGGGGAGCTCGAGTGAGAGGCCCGGCTCGAATTGGTGGCCCGAGAGCCTGAGGGCTATGTGACGTGTGGATGACGTCAGGGTGACCCGactcaaattcgtccattttCCTTTGTCGGAATCTGGAAAAAGAATGGGATGCATGTAGGGAATTAAGCCCTCGAATTAAACCACAAGAATTGCAACACAACAGGATTTAAAGATCAAGAACACAAGATAGTGATAAAAACGTCACCTGGGTTCGAGATTGAGAGCTCAAGCTCTCGGCTTCAATGGTAAGACCTCGCACCATGCACCGGTGTCGCATGCAAGGCCATGGTTGGGTTCCTTAAGTTCCAagtatttcaaaaatattatttttgagcTTGATTTGTTGAAGGTTTGAAGAGGAAGGAGGAAGAGAGCTCATGAGAGTGAGCTGGAAAAGAGGgagataaagaaagaaaaaggaagagagtgatagaaagaaaaaaagaaagaaagaaataaagagaaagatagagagagggagagaaaggaaGAATCGGTCAAATAAGGGGAAAAAGGGAAAGGGTGATGAGGATGTCTGATGGATTGAGTGAggaaaaaatactaatattttattgcctattattcagtttaggggtggagatgcaaaaggcagttactgttcattaaaagtCGTTACTGTTCATTTGGTGGATTCAATAATGAGTTGCCCTATGGGGCATTtgcaacgctggagttgctctaaggcACCCAAGTCTGCACATCTCATACCATGCTTATACCATTTGGCTCCAAATACCTTAGAATACGAGTTAACTCATGTTCATCCCTTAAaccaatttttgtaattaaactcTCAGTTTCCACTTTATTAAACAGGCACTTCCCCCGAAGCCCAATTGTATATTCAAGCCCTTCCCCTGATGCCTAACATATAcaagatttcattattttataatcAACCAATTTGTATATTCAAGCCCTGCACCCTACGCCTGACATATAcaaggtttattattttatattcaaggCAAACTTCAGCCCTTGAATGTCCTCGCAACGCAAACACTTTACAAACTCAACACAACtttttttcttgctttgcaatgcatatatatatatatatatatatatatgtcatgttCACATAGATATCAATACTCACATTTCCTTTACCAAGCCTGTAAGCTTCAACATAAATTAAATTGATTAGTAACAAGAGtaatataaacaaaataataatctttAATGTAAATGAGAAGCAATATGGTACCATTTCTTCATTTTGTCGATCCTCCTTTTCCATTATGTTTCTATTTAATAACTTAGTGTTTAAATGGTTTGCTCAACTCAAATTATTGCAATTGGACAAAGGAACATGgagatttaagtggttcaccaATTTGGCTATGTCCACTAGGGTTGCATATGCATTTATGTTTTCACTATGTAAGAgagatttacaaaaaaaaatacaatgaagATGGCATAGAGCCTTTACATAAGGTAAAAGAAAAGAATGGTGGGAAGAGTGGTCTATGAAGAAGAGgaggttttgtttctttttccccGTGTGTTGTTGTTGGTGGTGTGTGTTGTTCTTCCCCTGTTTCTCTCCTCCCTCTGCTTTTatggatgaagaaatggaaTCCTCCATTAAGCCTTAAGGACACGTTTCACTTTGTTTTGCAACACTTGGACATCTTGTAATTGGAAGCAATCATTCCCATGCATGTGGATAAATACTCAAAAGCCACGTTCAAAGTCTAAGGAATATGAATCTCACCTCTCCAATTTTGGAGGGGATGAATCATCACCAAACATTTAACTCTTAGATTCCTAATGATTACAAACTTGCCAACTCACTCTTATTTGGTAAAATTATCAAGCCAAACTCATCATAATCCCGTTCtccaattcaaactaaaaatatctctaattacatatgaacatgaaatactactagttagtttttgaaataatttgtagCAAAAATGATTTCACATATCGAAAGTAGGTTCTTGCATAAAATAAATCTTATAAGAtcattacataaaaataattatccccacacacacacacacatatatatatataaccttttttttttttttaattacggGGTATTACATCTGCATATCGAAGGAATGAAAACAGTACCACAGACAACAATATTGGAGATATTTGTAAACTATTGTTACATGTTTTATCGACAATATATAGAGTGGACGCTTGTAAGTGTCTCTATAATGTTgagaattaattaaaacaagCATGCCAACTAAAATACATACGAGAAGAACTTATAAGCAACTTAGTTAACACTTGAAGAAAGTGCTACATTAAAATGTAATATTGCAAGTTAAAAAACATTACGAAAGGTTTAGAACACCGCATGTAATTGAATAGGTTATCctatttacactttttttttttttttacttttcacacatctttgttaaattttattcattaatttttttttaaattcatttaatttgaagactcaaaattaataaacgtgtgaaagataaaataaatatacgTATGGCGCCACCTACAGAATTTGCCCTATACCGAACACGACATGATTTAGGGTCTTAGTCAATATAAGTTATATAACGCATATAATCCAAACATGTCAAGAAAACTGGTGCGGTAGCTGGCGCTgggattttgcaaaaatggtgaCGGCGGCAAGCGACTGCAGAAGGCGAACGGAGGCAGTGGACACGTTACAGGAGCCGAGAGGTTTCCACCAGAGGAGACCTCATGTGGTGGCGAACGTGTCGACGATGAcgaagaaggagagagaatatTTAGGGTTTTGCGCTGGTGTTTCCATTTGAATCCATACTTCCATCCCATCGAATCAATTAAATAACGAataactggaaaaaaaaaaaaaaaaaaaaacaatgcaaCTGAAAAGCAAGCAGTTGGGGAAGGGGCGCGCGCATGTGGCGGTGTCTTTCCGTACGTCACGAGAGAATTTTTGGATTTCTGCAGTAGCGATATCTAATCAAACGACTATCATTTCTTCATAATATATGTTTAGTTTgtgaattataatttttagaaagATAGTACAGATTATGATATAATTAGATGGTAAGTATAGCATTAATTGCTCTTATTCTCTTGCCTTGTTAATTCTTCTCATTAGTCACAAAATGCTGCTTTACTAATTTAAGAGAAATAATaactacatatttttttaattataatcttacattatttttgtttgattaatatATGCATTACAATCCCGATTTATAGATCTATCAgttcaagaaataaaaataagagaatCGTGTCATTTCTTTTGACTCTTTTTCAAGTTTGATAAATATTGGTTGATTGTAATCTAGTATTCTTATgcatgaaaataattaatttagttGTTGTCGGATTCTATTAAAGTGCgtaaaagaataaataatgtTTATATAGGGTTACCATTTCTTGCAATCGATTCAAGCCTGCCCATTGCTTCATACGGCATGTCGTTCGTTCATATCCTTTGGTCTGTCATCAACtatttgatttgaaaatttgataggAATTACACACTACACTCCCATGAAGGCCTATTACCTATCCCCTATGCATGACTCATGATGTTCATTCTACTTCGGATGCATGACTCATGTTTCATACTAGTTCGGATAAAAAGCTAAAATGGAATCTATTTGCATTCCATTTCTCATCTTAATAAGAAATTTACATGAGAAATGAAGTGAAGCATGCTTGAAGACTTAAATCAACTACTAGGAATTTAGTGCAGATCTCCTTTTAGTGTAGATTAATATAGAATATTACTTGTAATAATTTAAgtggtttttttaataatatgatATGTATGAAGATATTTTTACATCAATTTGTTAAATTGTGCTACAAATTAGTATTGAACACACTAGTTATTATGACTAATATTGTTTTCGCATAATTGTGAGTCGAACTTAGAATCTCCTCCAGCTAAATAAAGACCGAAGTCATTAAACCAACTAGTTATGTGATTAAAAGCTTTGTGCTCGAAGTCTTATTTTTGATTTCAGCCTCTCGTACTATAACTTGTtttgaagaaacaaaaacacCAATTCGAACTTTATATTGTTCTTTTTCTGGTTGGACTCCATGTGGTTTTGGATTAGAAAAACACATGCTTAACtttattttggttgacaaaaaacgtaaagaataatgttaggtagaccaactttttaaatcaaatttgcaaaccatgtGACATGTCACAAATATGAAATAAACATATTAATCAagataattcaattatcaacaatcacgttatatgatttacaaaatataatttaaataatttgtcTCCCTAGTATTACCGAAACGTAAAAATGTATATAACTTCACTAGTAGAATACTAAaagctttcaagtttcaacaatGGCAAAGGGTTGCATACGCATGCAACAAACAAAGAGAAAGCATTCCTAATTAAAGCGAAAATTTGGAATCTAAATACCAGAAATAGCATTCCATTTTTGGACCTCACCATCTTTACGAGAATAACCTCTCTCTCTAGGTTGGTCCAACTTAGGTGGACCCACTTACAATAGAAAAACAAACGCGTGGGGCCCAAATAAACATTCAAAAATTCAACCACGTTCCTATCCATTAAGCTTTGAAGAGCAAATAAAGCTTCCTCCACGCCAAATGGATTCTTGACCAAAGTTAGAATCAAAGTCAGTATTTTTGTTCTTGTAAGATTTTTCCATATATCTTCATCTATATCATGTTTTCCTTCCTAACACCTACTTTTGGATTGCTTCCTGACGCCTACTTTTGgacaatttttatttgttttcagaATATTTGTTACTTGATGTATTATTTCACGTGTGAGCGACATAAtttatacattttatttttgagatatattacttaaaaaacaaatacgTGTTTTATAATATGAGAGAAAAATGTAACGTAGTAGTGTTTAGGTGGCTAAAATATTCCTCCCACTTTTgagttaattaatttaaataaaggaaaactaatgaaaatggcttgaaaactttaagttttaatgataaggacaaaataaggggtaaagtgaatagtaccaggattgactttttagtgtaaaaatgtgatttttcgttaaagtgagcAGTACcgtagacttttcgttaaaactccctttaaataatcacTTAACCAATTATATCAACCCTTGGTGCCTTGGTTTACCCAACCCAAAAGTTACATTAATCTTTATTTAAAGGATTACTTGAGGACCCAaacaatataattaattaacaaagcAAACCTTACCAAGTTATTGGAAAATGTTAGGGAGCAATATTTCCGGACCATATTTTGTTAACCATATAATATAATATGACGGTTGATAATTGAATTCTTTCTTtagtgatttaaaaaatttcaactttcagCCGCCACATTATGTGATCTATAAAATATGATTCAAGTATATAGTATCTCTAGCATCATCCCAAATTATATGGCCTGTGTTTGTTTCACATTACATTATTTTATAACACATCACAAAAATTTGATAAGTTTGCTAAGCTTGTAACATTCCCtccttgaaaattgaaaaagattttCGTGCGTTAAAGCCGTTAACTCAGGATAATTTGTCCCCTAATTTCACTTAAGCATCCAACAAACCCATAAATTAATAGCTATATTTCTTGATCAAGCTGACTTCTATGAATTGTGGGACATCAAGAAATATATTGCAGCAAGTGAAAACTATAAACTATGGGGCGGGAAGAGAAGGCTAAAAACAACAAATTGAATATGATCCGAATGATTAAACATATTTGAATGTGAATGacatgtgataagtgatatagACACAAGAGGATATATCGATCCTCCAATGATAAAACGTCACCGCACGTGATAACTACTGTAGACACGAGGATATTCTCCATTTTCGGCAGAAAGGGTTTTGGCCACAAAATGAAAGGTATAACCTATGGGTGCGCATCATCATCAATCACTAAAATAGAGTGGGGGCATGTTCTGTTAGGGTTTTGATAATTGATGTGGATGACAACATACATTACTTGAAACAGTTCAGCATGAATATTTTACagacatacaaaacaaaaattaaaagaagacaTCAAAATAGTATAAATGGCAACGTACGGGGCCAATGAAACCCTAGTGCACAATGGCTGTCACCTTCAATTTACTCATTT is a window from the Pyrus communis chromosome 16, drPyrComm1.1, whole genome shotgun sequence genome containing:
- the LOC137721100 gene encoding dof zinc finger protein DOF4.6-like produces the protein MDTAHWPQGIGVVNSMEDFSSTRSITERRARPQKDQALNCPRCNSTTTKFCYYNNYSLSQPRYFCKTCRRYWTEGGSLRNVPVGGGSRKNNKRSNNSDSSSPSTSSAKKVAHDRDHHLTPQSNFPSQSASQNPNKIHFQGQDLNLAYPPADQEHDNNNITELPFSIESIDNRTYHHQNPSSSATTTTSHHFSSAMELLKSTGIASRGLTSFVPMAAVEVPDHSSNITMFSSGFPMQEFKPSRLSFSLDGFESAGFGGCLQGVQETTNTNHARLLFPTAQDLKQQIPSSTTTAADFDQHNNRGGGDSGGGYLNGMLGGGSW